Proteins encoded together in one Streptomyces sp. NA04227 window:
- a CDS encoding YqjF family protein, which produces MHPPEAVTPDAPGLIPVPLLTQQWLDLCFVHWAVAPELVAPLLPEGTVPDLHEGAAYVGLVAFRMHRVGWLGLPGVPYLGTFPETNVRLYSVDSHGRRGVVFRSMDASRLIPVVMGRLGFRLPYLWSRMTVRTVGDTVTYTSSRRWPGPRGAHSRLVVRPGEPIAEPTELEHFLTARWGMHNAFFGGAAYLPNHHPRWPLHRAELLTCEENLVEAAGFPAPTQAPASVLWSPGVPVRLGRPARPAGIPTP; this is translated from the coding sequence GTGCACCCGCCCGAAGCCGTGACCCCGGATGCCCCCGGCCTCATACCCGTGCCACTGCTGACCCAGCAGTGGCTCGACCTTTGTTTCGTGCACTGGGCCGTCGCCCCCGAGCTCGTGGCGCCGCTGCTGCCCGAGGGCACCGTCCCGGATCTGCACGAGGGTGCCGCCTACGTCGGCCTGGTCGCCTTCCGGATGCACCGGGTCGGCTGGCTCGGCCTGCCCGGGGTGCCGTATCTCGGGACCTTCCCGGAGACCAATGTGCGGCTGTACTCGGTGGACTCGCACGGGCGGCGCGGCGTCGTCTTCCGGTCCATGGACGCTTCACGACTGATCCCGGTGGTGATGGGCAGGCTCGGCTTCCGGCTGCCCTATCTGTGGTCGCGGATGACGGTCCGCACCGTGGGCGACACGGTGACCTACACCAGTTCCCGGCGCTGGCCGGGGCCCCGCGGCGCGCACAGCCGTCTCGTCGTACGCCCCGGGGAGCCCATCGCCGAGCCGACGGAGCTCGAGCACTTCCTCACCGCCCGCTGGGGCATGCACAACGCCTTCTTCGGCGGCGCGGCCTATCTGCCCAACCACCACCCGCGCTGGCCGCTGCACCGGGCCGAACTGCTCACCTGTGAGGAGAACCTGGTCGAGGCGGCCGGCTTCCCCGCCCCGACCCAGGCCCCGGCGAGCGTCCTGTGGTCCCCGGGCGTACCGGTCCGTCTCGGCCGCCCGGCCCGCCCGGCGGGAATCCCGACTCCCTAG
- a CDS encoding DUF3830 family protein — MTERFIEVSLAKRGVHCTAKLLDDRAPLTCAAVWDALPLGGDVYHAKYARNEIYALFEPFASEEPPLENPTVTPIPGDLCYFSFNGTQLGTKSYGYNQAGGDVRAGAAVVDLALFYERNNLLLNGDLGWIPGIVWGSVVDGLDRMADACQDLWRAGALGESLTFRRV; from the coding sequence CCAAGCGCGGTGTGCACTGCACTGCGAAGCTGCTCGACGACCGCGCGCCCCTCACCTGTGCCGCGGTGTGGGACGCACTCCCGTTGGGCGGGGACGTGTATCACGCGAAGTACGCGCGTAACGAGATTTACGCGCTTTTTGAACCTTTCGCGAGTGAAGAGCCCCCACTGGAGAATCCCACCGTGACGCCCATTCCGGGAGACCTGTGCTACTTCTCCTTCAACGGAACCCAGCTGGGCACCAAGTCCTACGGCTACAACCAGGCGGGCGGCGATGTGCGCGCGGGCGCCGCCGTGGTCGACCTCGCCCTCTTCTACGAGCGCAACAACCTGCTGCTCAACGGCGACCTCGGGTGGATCCCGGGCATCGTCTGGGGCAGCGTGGTGGACGGCCTGGACCGGATGGCCGACGCCTGCCAGGACCTGTGGCGGGCGGGGGCGCTCGGCGAATCACTCACCTTCCGGCGAGTGTGA